The window TATATTAAGTTGGTGCTTGGGTATAATGTTCCTACTGTGTGGGTGGTTCTAATTTTGAGATCACAACtttacatttttgtaattttattgaattaatgtttaaattttttatacatttatttttcctcgATCTTAGCTTGTGagtatgaatatatatatatatatatgtatatgtatatatagaatGCGTGGAATTaatcttataataaaaaacaattgtgAAAAAATTAACTACGTagtgttttaaaacaaacagaattataattttgaagttcTAGAGCATGCAAATACCCTCATTCTTCTTTGAAAGTGATTTTGGAGgagaaaaagttattttgatatctCATAATCATTCCCAAACAAATTCTAAAACCctagataaatatatatagtttcattctaattattaatcTAAACCCATGATTTTAATCactcataattaattttatatacttaattttagagtttaaaatataaaatttttgtataatCAAAATAGGttataaatgattttagaacgaacatatttttgttattttaaataactttaacATTTTACCTTAAgagatactttttaaaaaatttaaaaatttaaaactcaaaattgtctcgtttgatttgaattttgtttgtattaaCAAATGAGAATTTGGGTAAACAAATATTGGAAACTAAaattctctttattttattttattatctatttgtatattattattattatctatctattttccctttctctcgAAACTATGGCTTCTCCTCCCACTTCCTCCTTGGGTTATCCAATTATCATAATTAATCAACCCAATTATCATAATTAATCATGGCGACATGGCGACCGAATTCGTTTCgattttattaataagaacAAGCCAGTATATAATAGGcatagtaattaaatataaaatgattattctaTTACTTTTGCATGTCTTTCCAAAAATCAACTAGTTTCATTATAGAACCATTGTTTGTTTCTTCAGTTGTCTAGGAATGATATACATTACAGAACCTAATTAATGGCTTAATAGCAGTGATTACAAAAGTAATCAAATAATCAACACTATTACTACTAGTAAGAACAAATGTCTATGCCTTGCTTTTCATCGCCAATAGGTCCAAATTGTCTATTAGGTTTACTCTTCGACTATCAGCTTTTTCTTCAACTCTTTCTTGTTCACCTGTAATTCAAGAGCAGTGACAGCTCAATTAGACAAAAGGAAGGAATGTGAAGAAATGTCTCTTGAAAATGCAACAAACCTTTCCCATTGCGTTCCGAGGCAGCGAGTCCTTCAACAATAACATAGTTGGTAACTGGAAAAAACGtgtcatattattattagtttatcaAACTGTCTTAACAACGTATTTACGTGAAAATGATGGCAGATTTACAACTAGATACTTCTCTCTGAATTACCTTGTATGGTGCAAGCTTGTCTTTAGCCCATGTTCGAAGTTCATCTAAGCTCATACTAGGATTGGACCCATCAGGTATTGTCGTTTTCATGTTAGCCTGAAGCACAACAATTGCACAGACACGTTCTCCGTAGTCTTTGTCTGGTAATCCCAACACACAACATTCTATGACAGACGGATGCTGCACAAAGTGATTTAGTCAGTAgtcattctttcttttgtgtgcTAGGGGGTCCTCTCTCACTTTCCTTAAGAGAGAGATAATAGAAGGATCGATGGAGCTACCTGCAAAATCACTGATTCAATCTCTAATGCTGATAACTTATATCCCCCAACTTTCATGATATCGGCACTCAAACCTGAAACATCAGAAAagggagggaaaaaaaacGATTCAATTCATGGCATAGGTTATTATTAGCACAAACACTTTAAGatagtttttcaaattatcaagacttaaattaatagaaagaATAGAACGTCGAATTAAATAGCAACCATATACAAAAAGGAGAATGTCAAATCagttaaattaactaaatgtTGAGGCTAACCCCACAATTcacatgttgcaaatattagGTGGCTCACACTATCAAGAGAGTTGtgaccaaaacaaaatcgCATAAGAGGGAGTTGAATCCCTTATGTTGTTGTTACCCACTTTGGATATACTTACAAGTAAACTCTATTGCTTATTGTCACCTGTGAATGTGGGAGCACATCACCAACTAGGAGGGTTTTAATAAAACGTACTAAAATATGCATAGCTGACAAGAGCTTGAAGCTGATAAAGTTAACGTTTGCAAAGTGGTATAAGTATGATGAGCATGCAAAGACATCTCTGAAATGCTTTGTTAACAACTTTAAGTTATCAGATGCATGTACAACCCTACTCTGACAGGACTAGCAAAAAGATGGAACATGGAAAGACCCAGCGCCATTCTCATGCCTGGACAAGGAAGCATGTTTGATTCAACAGGGTCGAAGCTAATGCTATTGTCTAATAGGTATCAATTCATTACTCCATCACCATCACATGCtcgaaaaataaaacatgcattCGATTTGCAGGTTATAGGAGTGAAAGCGTAAAAAGAGCTCAGGCATCCTATAAATAGAATGTATGTTATAAGTAACTTACGTCCTAGTATGATGTAGTAACCACCATCTTCATCAAGTCTAGCAGCATCTCCAGTCTTGAAGAAACCACCATCAATAAAAGATTCTTTGGTAACCTACAGAAAGAAAATCATAGGATTTATTTGAATCAATTACAATTCctccttttattattttttttttcttctcctttttagTAAAAGGTACAAGTGCAGGGAGAAAATTTTAAGCTAGAATAGAAGTTTCAAACTAATTGAACTTTATCAGTTGAAATGccacataattttttttttctccatttgagaattaaaaaatatgtagagTAGAAGAATTTGAACCTCTAACCTCTTGGTTGAGGTTGAGGGAGTCAAGAATATAGTGCCTCAACCAATTAAGGTTGTGCTCACATTGGTAGTtcgttcttcaatttttttgacTAGTGCATTTCAAGCTTATAAGAATAATACCACAGTATTTAAGGTGTCATTCATATTTCTACAATTCTACCTACCTCGGGAAGCTTCCAATATTCTTTAAACATTGAAGGGCTCCTAATACACAGCTCGCCCTCCAAGCTTGAATCATTGGTACTCCCATCATCTGCAACAATCTTGGCCTAACACGTGCAGAGTGTagcatttaaaagaaatttgaagagCAGAGAGACACAAGTAGTGAATACAATCCAGTGGTAAGTAGTTTTTTCAGTATGACTTTGAAAGGATGGCAGAAAGTTCATCTCATTTGTCAGATGCAAAGGTTAACAACCACTAGTTTTACGGGCTTATTACATCTTTGCAGTTGATAGAGTTCACATCACCCGTTAAtactatttaatataaatgatcATGCCTTTACTATCTACAGGACTGTAATAACATGTTTCTTAAGATGAGCAATCAAATTATACCAAAATGCAATAcgtttagtttttattttattttatttttctccttactttttattttctcttttaagttCATGCTCTCCCCAAAACCAGACTTTGTAAACATCTACGCTTTCCTTAATTAAGCTCAcccaaaaattcaaacatacaACTTCTTGGTATGTATGACTTTGAGACCTTTAGCTTTTCTAGCGTGCGCCAGTTGGAATTATGCAAACTTTCTTCATCTATtctgtgaaaaaaaatgaactgcTCGGGGAgtgaatttcaaaatctatgaAGGAAGGAGCTTTAAAACCTTCCTTTGTAAGTATTCGCTTGTCTTTGTTCTTTTGGATTGGGCACCTTTCCTACAATTTTATCTGTacctgcttttttttttatttgtatgcCCTCGAATatcctttcatctctttccaAGAACCTTAGTTTCttattccaaaaataataatataaaataaaacaagaatttgGTATTTGTCCATTCGTAGATGGAGCATCCTTGACAAGGGCTTCTTGAGACTACCAATCTCTTTTCCTAAATACTAACAAGAAGACCCTTTTGCAACTTTTGTGAGCTGCTTTGATTATGGATTTTTTGTGTGTCGAGTGTGGTGATCAGGAGGGGGGGAGTACTAACCTCCACGCCAGGGAAGGGTTTGCCAACAGTTCCAATCTTTCTCTGACCATTTAAAGGATTTGAAATTGCCATGACAAACTAAAAAAGCATAATTGAGAGGATAATACTTTAGTGTTTTTTCtagcaacaaaaaataaaatgaaaagaaataaaatggtgTGATGTCACTAGGATACAACCTTAATAAATTCTCAAACTAAATTCACTTACTTCGGTCATACCATATCGTTCCAAAAGTTCATGGCCAGTTACTTCCTTCCATTGTTTCATGATAGGAGGAGGAAGTGCAGAAGAGCCACACATCTGAAGGAGATAAGAGTAAATTTTAAGGTAAAACAAGGAACTTTGGTAGCAGGATACAGTTAAAATACGTTAGAAAGACCAAAGAACATACCATAGCCAGAGTCAATTATCGTACTATACAAGATATTTGCTACTTTGAAACCCCCAAAGATAACATTAttaggtttgataaatgaaCCGTTCATAATTATGCAAATATTTCAGGATCCTTTCTTCCCTCAAACTCACCATAAGGCGCAACTGTCTTGCAGCAGAGGCAGAAGCAAGCTGTAGCTCTGAATCCATTGCTTCATAACCTTGTAACAATCGAGCATACATGGTCGGAACCTATACATCCACAGATATTTGATTGGAAAACgttttaatatttaagaacttttcaatatgaaaaatgttataGATCCCAAATATATTGAGATATGAAAGATAACCAAactatgaagaaaaaaagaagtcatAGAGGTACATGGCCTCCCAATCTTGAGATCATTGTCAAGCCTTATTCACTCACCAAAATATTGCCAACATTTTTCCCTTGCTCactttctctatttataaGAAACTATCATAACAACTTCTTTAATTGCTAATATGCTCTTAATACTCTAATTATTTCCTAATAGCATTCCTATCATTATGATGCTTCAATGGGTATAGTTTTTAACCtctataataatattaattcatTAAATGATCAATAATTGACAGAAACATGCAAAATAAAGAGCATAAccaaaaaatagttaattcaTTAAGGCAGACAGCTAATCATTGTAAGCAATCCAATTGGAGTGACTTCATAGATACATTTGAGAGTGTTAAATTCCATTGTGACTTGTGTTTGGTAAGCTTTGGCATCATGTCGTATTTAAAATCTAGGCAACAAGGCCgtataacatttaaaaaaaaaaatgcaacctCAGCAAAAGAACTGTGCGTACCCCGGTAAAAACAGTTATAGCATCATCAGATTTAGAACTCTTGGATGGATATGATTCCCGCCACCTTTTCCAGATACCACTGACACTAAATTTTGGCATAAACTCAACCTTGATTggaaacatgaaaaagaagCCGAAGTCAAGCTGACTTTGAAATTGAGCTAGAACTTTTATGCATAGAACAAcagaaatgggaaaaaaacctaatttcaaagaaatctcaataaagttaaattaccGTGGAACCTGCATAGATAGGAGCTAACAAGCCATTGAACAGCCCATGAACATGTGCATTACTAGTTAACATCAACAATTTTCCACTCCATCGTAAGTTGCAGAAATAAGACAATTAAAGCGATCCTGTGAAAAATGAACATAATTCAAGGATATGATGCAGGGGAAGACAATGCAGAAATTGGTCAGCTGATGTATATTCCCAAGCATTTGACAACATTTGAACCTGAAATTAGACCAAAggatccaaaaaaaaattatatcaattatgAATGCTGGACCTCACacatattattgttattaattctGTGGAGTGAGGTCGtttatcataatttatcaCACACATAAGAAGAACATGCCATACCTGTGAAGTGATGCTTTTATGAGTGTGAACAACTCCTTTTGGTTTACCAGTTGTACCACTAGTATAAATTATCAATGCAGGATCATCACCTTCACATttgaaatgagaaataaaagaCATGTTTGATGGGTACAATCCATAAGTTTACAAAGCAATTCAATCCGCTATCTTACTCAAGTTCTCTACTGTCCCCTGAAAAACTCTATCTGCATCTGCTGCATCTACTTCTATATTGGTTGATTGAT of the Cucumis sativus cultivar 9930 chromosome 3, Cucumber_9930_V3, whole genome shotgun sequence genome contains:
- the LOC101208501 gene encoding malonate--CoA ligase, with product MNYSTFNNPTSLFTRISHLSLPSSRLIAIRSSSACFCIGKSIPKFCFSRFRLFSVLSSYTFMEVVKSAAKHGATCRENVAIRANQKSHSYIQLISSALKISDLLTSSDLRTGHGHLGGAKIGIVAKPSAEFLAGVLGTWFSGGVAVPLALSYPEAELLHVLNDSEVSMILSTEDHVEFMQSVAAKTVATVSLIPPVPHIYSERNSHDQSTNIEVDAADADRVFQGTVENLSDDPALIIYTSGTTGKPKGVVHTHKSITSQVQMLSNAWEYTSADQFLHCLPLHHVHGLFNGLLAPIYAGSTVEFMPKFSVSGIWKRWRESYPSKSSKSDDAITVFTGVPTMYARLLQGYEAMDSELQLASASAARQLRLMMCGSSALPPPIMKQWKEVTGHELLERYGMTEFVMAISNPLNGQRKIGTVGKPFPGVEAKIVADDGSTNDSSLEGELCIRSPSMFKEYWKLPEVTKESFIDGGFFKTGDAARLDEDGGYYIILGRLSADIMKVGGYKLSALEIESVILQHPSVIECCVLGLPDKDYGERVCAIVVLQANMKTTIPDGSNPSMSLDELRTWAKDKLAPYKLPTMLLLKDSLPRNAMGKVNKKELKKKLIVEE